In Candidatus Vesicomyosocius okutanii, one DNA window encodes the following:
- the def gene encoding peptide deformylase codes for MILPILSYPDKRLRIKAKNVNIVNKTIQTLIKNMFETMYARNGIGLAATQVNQHLQIVVIDVPNSQFLFKNRKNNSQKLLQKQHPLCFINPEIKEKYGQEKHTEGCLSVSDFQAEIQRANHIKVKALNEKGEIFILQATGLLAICIQHEIDHLKGILFVDYLSKLKQKRLLERIKKMTKV; via the coding sequence ATGATTCTACCCATCTTAAGCTACCCTGATAAACGCTTAAGAATTAAAGCCAAAAATGTGAATATAGTTAATAAAACCATACAAACTTTAATCAAAAATATGTTTGAAACTATGTATGCTAGAAACGGTATCGGATTAGCTGCTACCCAAGTTAACCAACATCTACAAATAGTAGTAATTGATGTGCCAAACTCTCAATTTTTATTTAAAAATCGAAAAAATAACTCACAAAAGTTACTACAAAAACAACACCCTTTATGTTTTATCAACCCAGAAATTAAAGAAAAATATGGACAAGAAAAACACACCGAAGGTTGTCTATCTGTGTCAGATTTTCAAGCAGAGATTCAACGTGCTAACCATATTAAAGTTAAAGCACTCAACGAAAAAGGTGAGATATTTATCCTGCAAGCAACAGGACTACTTGCTATTTGTATCCAGCATGAAATAGATCATTTAAAGGGTATTTTATTTGTTGATTACTTATCCAAACTCAAGCAAAAACGACTCCTAGAAAGAATAAAAAAGATGACTAAAGTATAG
- the nadB gene encoding L-aspartate oxidase, with translation MTKQHHFDVLIIGTGSAGLMSALQLSDNLSIALIAKDKILEGSSYYAQGGISAVLDINDNFTTHIQDTLLTAAGLGDETAIRFMVENAPKAITSLEHSGVKFTKNKDKEDYHLTTEGGHSHRRVAHVADKTGQSIQTNLLKNVKEKSNITLFENYIAIDLLIKSYDCYGAYVLNKNTNQVESFISHKTIIATGGASKTYLYTSNPDTSTGDGIAMAYRAKCIITNMEFTQFHPTCLYHPHAKSFLITEALRGEGGKLILQNGEAFMHKFDNREELAPRDIVARAIDVQIKTHGFECVYLDISFKNKSWIKQHFPTIYKKCKSLGIDISKNAIPVVPAAHYTCGGVQTNLDGQTNIDNLYAIGEVAHTGVHGANRMASNSLLECVVFAKSCANYINQQSTTLTLTYKQFSQWDASKAAPSKEKVVVSHLWDEIRRIMWNFVGIVRSNKRLKYAQYRLNQIQAEVNDYYKLYLISSNLIELRNLIQTAQLIVQSAIFRTESRGLHYNEDHPQQSNHPINTIIKKS, from the coding sequence ATGACAAAACAACATCATTTTGACGTTCTAATTATTGGTACAGGTAGTGCAGGATTAATGAGTGCATTACAATTATCAGATAATTTAAGTATTGCACTAATTGCCAAAGATAAAATATTAGAAGGCAGTTCATACTATGCACAAGGCGGTATATCTGCTGTACTAGACATAAATGACAACTTTACTACTCATATACAAGATACCTTGTTAACTGCAGCAGGCTTAGGTGATGAAACTGCCATTCGCTTTATGGTTGAAAATGCACCCAAAGCCATTACCTCATTAGAACATTCCGGAGTTAAATTTACCAAAAATAAAGATAAAGAAGATTATCATCTAACCACTGAAGGTGGTCATAGCCATAGAAGAGTAGCACATGTTGCTGATAAAACAGGACAATCAATCCAAACTAATTTGCTTAAAAACGTTAAAGAAAAAAGCAATATAACACTTTTTGAAAACTATATTGCCATTGATTTATTAATCAAATCCTACGACTGCTATGGTGCTTATGTTTTAAACAAAAATACTAACCAAGTTGAAAGTTTTATCTCTCATAAAACTATTATTGCCACAGGCGGAGCATCAAAAACTTATCTTTATACCTCCAACCCGGATACATCAACAGGTGATGGTATTGCCATGGCTTATCGAGCAAAATGTATTATTACTAATATGGAATTTACCCAATTCCATCCTACTTGCCTTTACCATCCACATGCAAAATCTTTTTTAATTACCGAGGCGCTTCGTGGCGAAGGTGGTAAGCTAATTTTACAAAATGGTGAAGCTTTTATGCATAAATTTGACAATCGAGAGGAGCTTGCACCACGTGATATTGTTGCCCGTGCAATTGATGTACAAATAAAAACCCATGGGTTTGAATGTGTTTATTTAGACATTTCATTTAAAAATAAAAGCTGGATTAAGCAACATTTTCCAACAATTTACAAAAAATGTAAATCACTTGGTATTGATATTTCTAAAAATGCTATCCCTGTTGTACCTGCAGCACATTATACATGTGGAGGCGTACAAACCAATCTTGACGGACAAACTAATATAGACAATCTATACGCCATTGGAGAAGTTGCACACACTGGTGTACATGGTGCTAATCGTATGGCAAGTAATTCTTTATTAGAATGTGTAGTATTTGCTAAATCTTGTGCTAATTATATAAATCAACAATCAACAACATTAACATTAACATATAAACAATTTAGTCAGTGGGACGCTTCCAAAGCAGCACCTTCAAAAGAAAAAGTAGTCGTATCACATTTATGGGATGAAATTCGCCGTATTATGTGGAATTTTGTTGGTATTGTACGTTCTAACAAACGCTTAAAATATGCACAGTATCGTCTGAATCAGATTCAAGCAGAAGTGAACGATTACTACAAACTTTATTTAATATCTAGTAACTTAATTGAACTAAGAAACCTTATTCAAACCGCACAACTAATTGTGCAATCTGCAATTTTTAGAACAGAAAGTAGAGGATTGCATTACAATGAAGATCATCCACAACAATCAAATCATCCCATTAATACTATAATTAAAAAATCATGA
- a CDS encoding efflux RND transporter permease subunit: MNLFFDFILKKASLGLTLLLLIAIFFIAQISDFQLDASADSLVLEGDENLRYYQNIKKNYGSDDYLIISYQVKDSLITPKQLDHLRKFKQDLTKINQIRSVTTILDVPLFRSPPLSLAELASENISIDNDNANLALANNEFKNSPLYANNLVSKDGKTTAILVKLKNNQKFKELRENLDKMRTQRANNKLSNDQQLKLKIIEKQVLKNITTQNKIQAQTIAQIRTTINQYSNKAHLFLGGLPMITTDIVTYISNDLIIFSLAVIGLMSLILTIIFKSVRWVIIPIGISIFSSFIMTGILAYLGWKITVISSNFFSLLLVMTLSIVIHLIVRYREISQLNPNINSHQLIKDTLSQMFKPCFFTTLTTFVAFSSLLISGIRPVINFGWIMSIGVIIALVLSFLAFPMIMSLLPKAKITKQKTELRATTLLAKFVEKFGNHLLVILVILLIGSGFGISKLSVENRFINYFKQNTEINQGLTLIDKELGGTIPLEIIFDNLAEDYWFDEDLRNEIHDVHQYLNSLDETGKVLSIDTLMQILTQANDGKTPNGFLLNIIHSQLPERAKVQVLYPYLSENSGQLRMVIRIRETEKELKRGKLIDQIQHHISTELGFKQNSFHLSGMLILYNNMLQSLFDSQIKTITVVFVMIFIMFLFIFKSISLSIIALIPNTLPSLFILGIMGLLNIPLDLMTITISTIAIGIGVDNAIHYIHRFQHEFRKDNDYIATMYRSHTSIGLAMFYTSITVTIGFLILALSNFIPSIYFGVFTAIAMLSALLANLTLLPKLILMIKPKINI, translated from the coding sequence ATGAACTTATTTTTCGATTTTATCCTAAAAAAAGCCTCATTAGGGCTTACACTGTTGTTACTAATTGCTATATTTTTTATAGCTCAAATCTCTGATTTTCAACTAGATGCATCTGCAGACTCTTTAGTACTGGAAGGTGATGAAAACCTGCGTTATTACCAAAACATTAAGAAAAATTATGGGTCTGATGATTATTTAATCATCTCTTATCAGGTTAAAGACAGTTTGATTACACCTAAACAACTTGATCATCTTAGAAAATTTAAACAAGATTTAACTAAAATTAACCAGATCAGGTCAGTAACGACTATTCTAGATGTACCACTTTTTAGATCCCCTCCCTTATCTTTAGCAGAACTAGCTAGTGAAAACATCAGCATTGATAATGATAATGCTAACTTAGCTTTAGCTAATAATGAATTCAAAAATTCACCTTTATATGCTAACAATTTAGTCAGTAAAGATGGAAAAACAACTGCTATTCTAGTGAAACTAAAAAATAATCAAAAGTTCAAAGAATTACGTGAAAATCTTGACAAAATGCGCACCCAAAGAGCTAATAATAAATTATCAAATGACCAACAATTAAAACTTAAAATTATCGAAAAGCAAGTTTTAAAGAATATCACTACCCAGAATAAAATACAAGCACAAACAATTGCCCAAATTCGAACTACTATTAACCAATATTCAAACAAGGCTCATTTATTCTTAGGTGGTTTACCTATGATAACTACTGATATTGTGACCTATATTAGCAATGATTTGATCATATTTAGTTTAGCAGTTATTGGGTTGATGAGTTTAATTTTAACAATTATTTTCAAAAGTGTTCGATGGGTCATTATCCCAATTGGCATTAGTATTTTCAGTTCGTTTATCATGACAGGTATTTTAGCTTATTTAGGTTGGAAAATTACCGTTATTTCATCTAATTTTTTCTCATTATTACTAGTTATGACACTTTCTATAGTTATTCACCTTATAGTTAGATATAGAGAAATTTCCCAGCTTAATCCAAATATCAACTCACATCAACTAATTAAAGACACCTTGTCACAAATGTTTAAGCCTTGTTTTTTTACAACTTTAACCACATTTGTAGCTTTTAGTTCTTTACTTATTAGTGGTATCAGACCTGTGATTAATTTTGGCTGGATAATGTCAATTGGCGTGATTATTGCTCTTGTGTTATCGTTTTTAGCTTTTCCGATGATCATGAGTTTGTTACCAAAAGCAAAAATTACAAAACAGAAAACCGAACTAAGAGCTACCACTTTATTAGCCAAATTTGTAGAAAAATTTGGTAATCATTTATTAGTAATATTAGTAATATTACTAATAGGTTCTGGATTTGGAATTAGCAAACTTAGTGTTGAAAATCGTTTTATTAATTATTTTAAACAAAACACAGAGATCAACCAAGGGCTAACTTTGATTGATAAAGAACTAGGTGGCACTATTCCACTAGAAATTATTTTTGACAATTTAGCAGAAGACTACTGGTTTGACGAGGATTTACGTAATGAGATACACGATGTTCATCAATATCTTAATTCTTTAGATGAAACTGGCAAAGTATTATCAATTGACACTTTAATGCAGATTCTAACCCAAGCTAATGATGGTAAAACACCTAATGGATTTCTCTTAAACATTATTCACTCACAATTACCTGAACGTGCTAAAGTACAAGTGTTATATCCTTATTTATCTGAAAACAGTGGACAACTAAGAATGGTTATCCGTATTAGAGAAACTGAAAAAGAATTAAAACGTGGAAAGTTAATTGATCAAATACAACATCATATTTCTACTGAACTTGGATTTAAACAGAATAGTTTTCATTTAAGCGGTATGCTAATTTTATACAACAACATGTTACAAAGTTTATTTGACTCGCAAATAAAAACAATTACTGTGGTATTTGTAATGATTTTTATCATGTTTTTATTTATTTTCAAATCAATTAGTTTATCCATAATTGCATTAATTCCAAACACTTTACCATCACTTTTTATCCTTGGTATTATGGGATTATTAAATATCCCACTAGACTTAATGACTATCACTATTTCAACAATTGCTATTGGTATTGGCGTTGATAACGCCATTCACTATATCCATCGTTTTCAGCATGAATTTAGAAAAGACAACGATTATATAGCAACTATGTATCGCTCACATACTAGCATTGGATTAGCTATGTTTTATACCTCAATTACAGTTACAATAGGCTTTTTAATTTTAGCTTTATCTAATTTTATACCAAGTATTTATTTTGGTGTATTTACAGCTATTGCAATGCTTAGTGCACTACTTGCCAATTTAACCCTACTACCTAAATTAATACTAATGATAAAACCAAAAATTAATATATAA